GTCAGGCCATCCGCGGTGGCGGGAGTTGCGTACCGTCCGGCTTCCGAAAACATCGGGGTCGGGCTTGAACGGCCGGCGCCCACCATCCATTTACCATCCAGACAGATGGTGAGCGGATGGACGATCATGAGCGACGTGGCGCGAGACCTGCGGCCGAAAGCCGGAGACAGCGAGAAGATCACCATCAATCTCGGCTACGTCGACCTGGGTCACATCGACCTGTTGGTGGAGGAGGGGTTTTATTCGAACCGCACCGACTTCATCCGCACTGCCATCCGCAACCAAGTCGACAAACACGCTGACGTGGTCCGCCAATCGGTGACGCGAAAGAGCGTCGATCTGGGCCTTCGTCATTTCAGCCGCGCCGACCTGGAAGCCGTACAGGCCGAGGGGC
The Azospirillum sp. TSA2s DNA segment above includes these coding regions:
- a CDS encoding CopG family transcriptional regulator is translated as MSDVARDLRPKAGDSEKITINLGYVDLGHIDLLVEEGFYSNRTDFIRTAIRNQVDKHADVVRQSVTRKSVDLGLRHFSRADLEAVQAEGRMLDIRVLGLAAIAQDVTPELARATIATLTVLGALHAPSAVKAALADRIR